Proteins from one Bombyx mori chromosome 25, ASM3026992v2 genomic window:
- the LOC101741371 gene encoding protein O-mannosyl-transferase 2 isoform X1, whose product MTHKLQGNVHESNLFQSKTTIWWITFSLLCGATFLTRYYKVLEPDHVCWDETHFGKMASWYINRTFFFDVHPPLGKMLIALSGKLSGYDGTFPFEKPGDKYDGARYQGMRLFCTTLGALVIPLTFLSIWEMTKSLEATFIGTLLLLCDVGFMTLNRYILLDPILLFFMSCSIYGCFKVSTLTNDGLLPFSPRMLSWQIFLGTSLACTMSVKFVGLFVVLFVGLRTVADLWNILGDLSKPVKFTITHLIVRTLTLIVWPFVLYVFFFWIHLTVLSKSGNGDGFYSSGFQARLEGNSLHNASAPRVLAYGALVTLKNHRTGGGYLHSHHHLYPAGVGARQQQITTYTHKDENNRWQIKPYNRERVEGTVVVRSGDLVRVTHAPTGRNLHSHRERAPLTAKHLQVTGYGEDGVGDANDVWKIVISGGKDGEEIQTVRSKLMLVHYLQACVLTTTGKQLPKWGYEQQEVSCNPNLRDKNALWNIEDNVFDDLPKVSFESYASGFLERFYESHAVMFQGNSGLKPKEGEVTSQPWQWPINYRGQFFSGSTHRIYLLGNPVVWWTNLAFLIIFFLVYIINSIKEKRAEAFGVSRQVGEGSLLLNAAGWTFIGWALHYIPFWAMGRVLYFHHYFPALVFSSMLTGILTEYLLSSVRSYLSPELGKTAYHCIIGVVISTTVYSFYLFSPLAYGMSGPLASEPNSTMAGLKWLESWEF is encoded by the exons ATGACACACAAACTTCAAGGAAACGTACACGAAAGCAATCTATTTCAATCAAAAACAaccat atGGTGGATCACATTCAGTTTGCTTTGCGGAGCAACCTTTCTGACAAGATATTACAAAGTTCTGGAGCCTGATCATGTAtg TTGGGATGAGACACATTTCGGTAAAATGGCAAGTTGGTACATAAACAGGACCTTCTTCTTTGATGTACATCCACCACTTGGCAAG ATGCTAATAGCATTGTCTGGCAAACTATCAGGGTATGATGGTACATTTCCATTTGAGAAACCTGGAGATAAGTATGATGGTGCGAGGTATCAGGGTATGAGACTA TTTTGTACAACGTTAGGTGCTTTGGTTATTCCCCTAACCTTTCTGTCGATATGGGAGATGACTAAATCATTGGAAGCCACGTTCATAGGAACGTTGCTCTTGTTGTGTG ATGTTGGCTTTATGACTTTAAACAGATACATCTTATTAGATCCAATCTTGCTGTTCTTCATGAGTTGTTCAATATATGGATGCTTTAAG gTTTCTACTTTAACCAATGACGGCTTACTCCCTTTTTCTCCGAGGATGCTGTCATGGCAAATTTTCTTGGGTACATCATTAGCTTGCACGATGTCCGTCAAGTTTGTGGGATTGTTCGTTGTTCTATTTGTTGGTCTACGGACAGTTGCGGACTTATGGAATATTCTGGGTGATTTATCGAAACCTGTT AAATTCACCATCACACATCTCATTGTCAGAACATTAACCCTCATTGTGTGGCCATTCGTTCTGTACGTGTTCTTCTTTTGGATACATCTCACGGTACTGAGTAAAag CGGCAACGGTGACGGTTTCTACTCGTCCGGGTTCCAAGCACGTCTCGAAGGGAACAGCCTGCACAACGCCAGCGCGCCACGGGTGCTCGCTTACGGAGCTCTCGTCACTTTGAAGAATCATAGAACTGGCGGGGGGTACTTGCACTCACACCACCACTTGTACCCAGCGGGGGTGGGAGCGAGACAGCAACAG aTAACAACATACACTCACAAAGATGAGAATAATCGTTGGCAAATAAAACCGTACAACCGCGAACGAGTCGAGGGGACGGTGGTGGTGCGCAGCGGCGATCTGGTGCGCGTCACGCACGCGCCCACGGGCCGCAACCTGCATTCGCACCGCGAGCGAGCGCCTCTCACCGCCAAGCACCTGCAGGTCACCGGCTACGGGGAG GACGGCGTAGGTGACGCCAACGACGTGTGGAAGATTGTCATATCGGGCGGTAAAGATGGCGAAGAGATCCAAACTGTTCGAAGCAAACTTATGCTTGTTCATTATTTGCAg GCGTGTGTATTGACGACAACAGGGAAGCAACTACCTAAATGGGGCTACGAACAGCAGGAAGTCTCCTGCAATCCCAATTTAAGAGACAAGAACGCGCTGTGGAACATAGAGGATAACGTTTTTGATGATC TGCCTAAAGTGAGTTTCGAATCTTACGCCTCTGGTTTCCTCGAACGTTTCTACGAATCGCACGCCGTCATGTTCCAGGGGAATTCCGGACTCAAACCGAAGGAAGGGGAAGTCACCTCGCAGCCGTGGCAATGGCCCATAAATTACAGG GGTCAATTTTTTTCGGGCAGCACTCACCGCATCTATTTATTAGGAAATCCAGTAGTATGGTGGACGAATCTTGCCTTTCTAATAATATTCTTCTTGGTGTATATCATCAACTCCATAAAAGAAAAGAGGGCAGAAGCTTTTGGTGTTTCTAGACaag TTGGCGAAGGAAGTTTACTATTGAACGCAGCCGGCTGGACGTTCATAGGATGGGCTCTGCACTACATACCTTTCTGGGCTATGGGCAGAGTTTTGTATTTTCACCATTACTTTCCTGCCCTAGTCTTCAGCTCTATGCTTACAG GTATCTTAACTGAATATCTTCTAAGTAGTGTGCGGAGTTACTTGAGTCCGGAACTGGGAAAGACTGCGTATCATTGCATCATAGGCGTTGTAATATCAACAACAGTGTACAGTTTCTATTTGTTTTCACCACTAGCTTACGGTATGAGCGGACCGTTGGCTAGTGAACCGAATTCGACAATGGCAGGCCTTAAATGGCTTGAATCTTGGGAATTTTAA
- the LOC101741371 gene encoding protein O-mannosyl-transferase 2 isoform X2, with protein MASWYINRTFFFDVHPPLGKMLIALSGKLSGYDGTFPFEKPGDKYDGARYQGMRLFCTTLGALVIPLTFLSIWEMTKSLEATFIGTLLLLCDVGFMTLNRYILLDPILLFFMSCSIYGCFKVSTLTNDGLLPFSPRMLSWQIFLGTSLACTMSVKFVGLFVVLFVGLRTVADLWNILGDLSKPVKFTITHLIVRTLTLIVWPFVLYVFFFWIHLTVLSKSGNGDGFYSSGFQARLEGNSLHNASAPRVLAYGALVTLKNHRTGGGYLHSHHHLYPAGVGARQQQITTYTHKDENNRWQIKPYNRERVEGTVVVRSGDLVRVTHAPTGRNLHSHRERAPLTAKHLQVTGYGEDGVGDANDVWKIVISGGKDGEEIQTVRSKLMLVHYLQACVLTTTGKQLPKWGYEQQEVSCNPNLRDKNALWNIEDNVFDDLPKVSFESYASGFLERFYESHAVMFQGNSGLKPKEGEVTSQPWQWPINYRGQFFSGSTHRIYLLGNPVVWWTNLAFLIIFFLVYIINSIKEKRAEAFGVSRQVGEGSLLLNAAGWTFIGWALHYIPFWAMGRVLYFHHYFPALVFSSMLTGILTEYLLSSVRSYLSPELGKTAYHCIIGVVISTTVYSFYLFSPLAYGMSGPLASEPNSTMAGLKWLESWEF; from the exons ATGGCAAGTTGGTACATAAACAGGACCTTCTTCTTTGATGTACATCCACCACTTGGCAAG ATGCTAATAGCATTGTCTGGCAAACTATCAGGGTATGATGGTACATTTCCATTTGAGAAACCTGGAGATAAGTATGATGGTGCGAGGTATCAGGGTATGAGACTA TTTTGTACAACGTTAGGTGCTTTGGTTATTCCCCTAACCTTTCTGTCGATATGGGAGATGACTAAATCATTGGAAGCCACGTTCATAGGAACGTTGCTCTTGTTGTGTG ATGTTGGCTTTATGACTTTAAACAGATACATCTTATTAGATCCAATCTTGCTGTTCTTCATGAGTTGTTCAATATATGGATGCTTTAAG gTTTCTACTTTAACCAATGACGGCTTACTCCCTTTTTCTCCGAGGATGCTGTCATGGCAAATTTTCTTGGGTACATCATTAGCTTGCACGATGTCCGTCAAGTTTGTGGGATTGTTCGTTGTTCTATTTGTTGGTCTACGGACAGTTGCGGACTTATGGAATATTCTGGGTGATTTATCGAAACCTGTT AAATTCACCATCACACATCTCATTGTCAGAACATTAACCCTCATTGTGTGGCCATTCGTTCTGTACGTGTTCTTCTTTTGGATACATCTCACGGTACTGAGTAAAag CGGCAACGGTGACGGTTTCTACTCGTCCGGGTTCCAAGCACGTCTCGAAGGGAACAGCCTGCACAACGCCAGCGCGCCACGGGTGCTCGCTTACGGAGCTCTCGTCACTTTGAAGAATCATAGAACTGGCGGGGGGTACTTGCACTCACACCACCACTTGTACCCAGCGGGGGTGGGAGCGAGACAGCAACAG aTAACAACATACACTCACAAAGATGAGAATAATCGTTGGCAAATAAAACCGTACAACCGCGAACGAGTCGAGGGGACGGTGGTGGTGCGCAGCGGCGATCTGGTGCGCGTCACGCACGCGCCCACGGGCCGCAACCTGCATTCGCACCGCGAGCGAGCGCCTCTCACCGCCAAGCACCTGCAGGTCACCGGCTACGGGGAG GACGGCGTAGGTGACGCCAACGACGTGTGGAAGATTGTCATATCGGGCGGTAAAGATGGCGAAGAGATCCAAACTGTTCGAAGCAAACTTATGCTTGTTCATTATTTGCAg GCGTGTGTATTGACGACAACAGGGAAGCAACTACCTAAATGGGGCTACGAACAGCAGGAAGTCTCCTGCAATCCCAATTTAAGAGACAAGAACGCGCTGTGGAACATAGAGGATAACGTTTTTGATGATC TGCCTAAAGTGAGTTTCGAATCTTACGCCTCTGGTTTCCTCGAACGTTTCTACGAATCGCACGCCGTCATGTTCCAGGGGAATTCCGGACTCAAACCGAAGGAAGGGGAAGTCACCTCGCAGCCGTGGCAATGGCCCATAAATTACAGG GGTCAATTTTTTTCGGGCAGCACTCACCGCATCTATTTATTAGGAAATCCAGTAGTATGGTGGACGAATCTTGCCTTTCTAATAATATTCTTCTTGGTGTATATCATCAACTCCATAAAAGAAAAGAGGGCAGAAGCTTTTGGTGTTTCTAGACaag TTGGCGAAGGAAGTTTACTATTGAACGCAGCCGGCTGGACGTTCATAGGATGGGCTCTGCACTACATACCTTTCTGGGCTATGGGCAGAGTTTTGTATTTTCACCATTACTTTCCTGCCCTAGTCTTCAGCTCTATGCTTACAG GTATCTTAACTGAATATCTTCTAAGTAGTGTGCGGAGTTACTTGAGTCCGGAACTGGGAAAGACTGCGTATCATTGCATCATAGGCGTTGTAATATCAACAACAGTGTACAGTTTCTATTTGTTTTCACCACTAGCTTACGGTATGAGCGGACCGTTGGCTAGTGAACCGAATTCGACAATGGCAGGCCTTAAATGGCTTGAATCTTGGGAATTTTAA